From Solibaculum mannosilyticum:
TCTTCGGAGGCGTACGGGGACGATATGCCGGAGGCCGCAAGGACGTCTATTTCATCCGGTGGACAGGATGTCCCAGCAGTACAGATCCTTTGCCCGCACTTCTAAAGGATGCCGGCAATATGGCCCTCCGGGCCTGCGCCGCTGGATCGGGATATTCTTGCGCCAAACAGCTGGATAAATTCATCTCTCCAACGTCGCTTCCTTTGTACCAATCCTGCTATGAAAAGCTGGCGGAAGGCAAGTCTCCTTCCGGCCGTCCTTTTTCCTTTGGAGAACCTCTTCTGAACAACGCTTATGACCTAGCTTTTGGAGAGCTTCTTCGCCTCTATCAGAAGTGTTTTCCAAAGGCCTCCTCTACCATGGTAAAAAACTTTGGGATCAAATTGCTCCATTGGTCAGCTCATGTTCTCCCCCGCCTTTTCCCCAATGGCAGTCTGGCAGGCGGCACCCCTAAATTCCTATGGCTGGGAGCGCCTCATGAGGCGGAATATCTCTTTTTGATTTTACTCACCCGGCTCGGCTGTGATGTGGCGATCTTTCATCCGGCCGGAGAGCTTTCGCTCCCCGAAGAACTTTTGGCTATGTCGGCTTGTGTGTCCGGGGACGCTCATCCACAGGTGTCATTCCCCGATACCTGCTGCACTCCCTTTGCTGGACAAGAACAGGATATTTCCCCTGTCACCTCACCTGTTAAACAACCTCCGGTTCAAAAAAAGCCTCCTGTACATTCCAGCCGGCCTCCAGTAGCCGCCTCCAATCCGTCCCCTCCCCCTCAGGCTGTATCGCGGCCTTCTGTTGTTCGTTCATCCCCTTCCCGGCAACAGCCTATTGCCCGGCCGTCTCCATCTCAAGCCACACCTCTCAGCTATGAACAGCTGGCAAAGCTGGCTCCTTCTGTGGTGATGATCGAAGTCATGGATGAATACGGTCAATGCAAAAAAACGGGGTCCGGCGTCTTGATCGGAGATGGGAATCTTATCCTAACCAACTTTCATGTGGTCCAGGGGGGACGGTCCTACAGCATCCAAATGGAGAACGATGAACATTCTTATAGCACGGATGAGCTGTTAAAGTACCATTCCCTGCACGATTTAGCCCTGTTGCGCCTGCTCTGTCCCGGACGCCCCATCCCCATTTACAACGGTCCCCCTTTGGCCAGAGGTCAAAATGTGGTGGCCATCGGCAGTCCCTTGGGACTATTCAACTCGGTTTCCGACGGTATTATCGCCGGATTCCGCCAGTTTGAAGAGGTATCCATGATCCAATTTACGGCCCCTACATCGCCAGGTAGCTCCGGCGGCGCGCTTCTCAACCAGTACGGTGCGCTCATCGGCATCATCACAGCCGGATTCCGCGAGGGACAAAATCTCAATCTAGCGGTGGATTATCAAACCATCCACCAATTCGCCCGCGGATTTCTGCCGCAGGGCGTCTAAAGAAAGATGGTACAGCATCGGCCATCCGGAAGGATGAACATAGTATGAAATTTTCAGACGCTTTAACACCCTCTCCTATTTATGAGTGGAGAGGGTGTTTTTGATGTCGATGTATTCCAAAACAAGGGCTATGCATTTTTCTCTTGCAAAACAAATTCTTGCGTTGCGGAAAGAGGAACCGGATGTTTTGCATCCGCAGGCTGCCGCACCAATACCGCCCAACGTGCACACGTCATTTCGACGCGGGGACCAGTATAGAGCCCCGGTACAACTAGGAGTTTTAAAATCTCCCAGCCGATCAGCGACAAATAAAGCCGTATCACTTGAAATTTCCGTCCCTTCATCAACTGAATGGACAAGCGAATGGCTCCGGACGGATATAGCTTCGAACAACTGGCCAGTAAATAAGGCGTCATCCAGTACCGCAGGGATAAAAAGAACAACCCCAATCCTCCGATGAGCAAAAGGGCTATGCTTCCTCCCCACAGCGCTCCCCTTACCATGCCCGACATGCCGCCATAAGACGTAGCCCACATGGCCGCCGTCATAGTCCCTAGTCCCGGCAACAGGAGAAGTCCCGCCCATCCCACTACGCGTATTGTGATCCCCCAGTGGGTCCGGATGATCCTACCGTAGGACAACTGAAACAATCGTACTTTTGACTGCGGATGGGCTGTTTCACATAACTGTGTCTGCCAAAAGCACGCTTTTTTCTCGTATTTGAGTGGGATCAGCAGAAAAAAGCGGAGCAATGCCGCGCCTCCTGTCAATGCAACAGATAGGATTCCAGGTGTCAGCAATGCCTGGATACCTTCCATACCTTGATCTAAATTTGCTGCCGGCTGATCCAGCGCCAGCCTTACTATTACTTCACATCCCAGCAGCATCAGGTACATGCTCCCCGCCATGACGCATGCCAAAATTCCTTTTATCCAGTGTCCATGCATCACTTGCTTGGAGGTCTTCTTTAATGTCTTAGGATCCATTCTTCCGCCTCCTGCCTTTGTTTCATTCTTCCTTTAGTATGGATCTTCTTCCCTGTTTCTAAACTGCACTAATCCATTTATTCCCTGCACAAATGGTAAAGTATGTTTTCTTATCCAAAAAACGCGGAAAATCGAATAGGATGTTGAGCAAGTTAAGGATACAATATTTCTTGAAGAAGATGACATGAAATGCTATAATTGAACCATTCGATTTGAATTATCTATGGGTGAAAAAAATAAGGAGGGCCTTTTATGGGAAAGTATACACAGGAAGATATTATCCGCATCTGCGAAGAGGAAAACATTCGGTTTATCCGCCTGCAGTTTGCCGACATCAGTGGCGCTTTGAAAAATGTGGCCATCACAAGAAGTCAGCTTAAAAAAGCTCTGAATAACCAGTGCATGTTCGACGGCTCGTCCATTGAGGGATTTGTCCGCATCGAGGAATCGGATATGTATCTTGTACCGGACCTGGATTCCTTTAACATCTTCCCGTGGATCGACAAGCCCAGCCGTACCGCACGTCTGATTTGTAACGTCTACAGCCCCGACGGCACCCCCTTCAGCGGCGATCCCCGCAATGCTTTGCGCCGGGTCATTAAAGAGGCCGAGGATATGGGATTCCATTTCGATGTGGGCCCTGAGTGTGAGTTCTTCCTCTTCCGCTGCGATGAGGACGGCAATCCCACCACCCAGACCAATGACCAGGGAAGTTATTTTGAATTGGGCCCCATCGACCGAGGTGAGGAAGCCCGTCGCGACATCTGCTTGACTTTGGAGGATATGGGCTTTGAGATTGAAGCCTCCCACCACGAGGTGGCCCGCGGTCAGCATGAAATCAACTTCCGTTACGACGATGCCCTCCGCGCCGCCGACGACATCATGACCTTTAAATTGGTGGTAAAATCCATCGCCAATCAGCATGGCCTCCACGCCACCTTTATGCCCAAGCCCATCTTTAATGAAGCCGGTTCGGGTATGCATATTAACATGTCCCTTTCGGACAAAAACGGCAACAATGTCTTCGCCGATCCCAGCGACGAAAACGGCCTGAGCGACATCGCCTACTCCTTTATCGCCGGCCTGATGGAGCACATCAAAGGGATGACCGCCGTTACCAACCCTCTGGTCAACTCCTATAAACGTCTTGTCCCCGGCTATGAAGCCCCTGTTTATGTGGCCTGGTCGGCTCACAACCGCAGTCCTCTGATCCGTGTACCCGCCGCCCGCGGCAATGGTACCCGCATTGAACTGCGCAATCCTGATCCCGCCGCCAACCCCTATTTGGTGATGACCTTGTGTCTGGCCGCCGGTTTGGACGGCATCAAACGAGGCCTCAAACCGTGTCCTCCTGTGGACGCCAACATCTTTAAGCTCACTGAGGAGGAACGGGAAGAACAGGGTGTCTTTAGTCTTCCTGATTCTTTGAAGTCAGCCATTCACTGTATGAAAAAGGATGAGCTGGTGCGCAAAACCTTGGGAGAT
This genomic window contains:
- a CDS encoding S1C family serine protease, which translates into the protein MINSLQISLNPMRITLLSVFGGVRGRYAGGRKDVYFIRWTGCPSSTDPLPALLKDAGNMALRACAAGSGYSCAKQLDKFISPTSLPLYQSCYEKLAEGKSPSGRPFSFGEPLLNNAYDLAFGELLRLYQKCFPKASSTMVKNFGIKLLHWSAHVLPRLFPNGSLAGGTPKFLWLGAPHEAEYLFLILLTRLGCDVAIFHPAGELSLPEELLAMSACVSGDAHPQVSFPDTCCTPFAGQEQDISPVTSPVKQPPVQKKPPVHSSRPPVAASNPSPPPQAVSRPSVVRSSPSRQQPIARPSPSQATPLSYEQLAKLAPSVVMIEVMDEYGQCKKTGSGVLIGDGNLILTNFHVVQGGRSYSIQMENDEHSYSTDELLKYHSLHDLALLRLLCPGRPIPIYNGPPLARGQNVVAIGSPLGLFNSVSDGIIAGFRQFEEVSMIQFTAPTSPGSSGGALLNQYGALIGIITAGFREGQNLNLAVDYQTIHQFARGFLPQGV
- a CDS encoding DUF975 family protein; the encoded protein is MDPKTLKKTSKQVMHGHWIKGILACVMAGSMYLMLLGCEVIVRLALDQPAANLDQGMEGIQALLTPGILSVALTGGAALLRFFLLIPLKYEKKACFWQTQLCETAHPQSKVRLFQLSYGRIIRTHWGITIRVVGWAGLLLLPGLGTMTAAMWATSYGGMSGMVRGALWGGSIALLLIGGLGLFFLSLRYWMTPYLLASCSKLYPSGAIRLSIQLMKGRKFQVIRLYLSLIGWEILKLLVVPGLYTGPRVEMTCARWAVLVRQPADAKHPVPLSATQEFVLQEKNA
- a CDS encoding glutamine synthetase family protein; this translates as MGKYTQEDIIRICEEENIRFIRLQFADISGALKNVAITRSQLKKALNNQCMFDGSSIEGFVRIEESDMYLVPDLDSFNIFPWIDKPSRTARLICNVYSPDGTPFSGDPRNALRRVIKEAEDMGFHFDVGPECEFFLFRCDEDGNPTTQTNDQGSYFELGPIDRGEEARRDICLTLEDMGFEIEASHHEVARGQHEINFRYDDALRAADDIMTFKLVVKSIANQHGLHATFMPKPIFNEAGSGMHINMSLSDKNGNNVFADPSDENGLSDIAYSFIAGLMEHIKGMTAVTNPLVNSYKRLVPGYEAPVYVAWSAHNRSPLIRVPAARGNGTRIELRNPDPAANPYLVMTLCLAAGLDGIKRGLKPCPPVDANIFKLTEEEREEQGVFSLPDSLKSAIHCMKKDELVRKTLGDHIYRKYIAHKTSEWYQYSIRISQWEIDRYLMRY